The following proteins are encoded in a genomic region of Bradyrhizobium sp. SK17:
- a CDS encoding ABC transporter permease — translation MAFYVVQFLTGLASAASLFLVASGLSIIFGVTRIVNFAHGAFYMLGAYVAFTLTERFAGAFGFWGGIVIAALVVAAIGVLVEMVLLRRIYHSPELFQLLATFGLTLMVEDLVVLIWGPDDLVGRRAPGFKGAIDFFGQNIPSYDLFLIVLGPVVLGVLWLLFQRTRWGVLVRAATQDRDMVAALGVNQKWLFTSVFALGVFLAALGGALQIPRDAVNHAMDLRVIVEVFVVVVIGGLGSIIGAFVAAVLVSELNAFGILIFPKISIILVFLVMAVVLIVRPWGLFGKPEAPARRTPGLTVNPWRPLTTNERLAAIAVLIVAAALPLVAGNYVLTVGSEIAIFVIFAISLHFLMSVGGLASFGHAAYFGLGAYGVALLAKMAGLPMIACLLLGPLLGLMGAAVFGFFAVQLSGVYFAMLTLAFAQIVWSIAFQWVSVTGGDNGILGVWPEKWAASPSHFYWLSLGIAALAVVILRIIVFSPFGFALRATRDSPLRSEAIGINGKRIQWTAFVIAGTVAGLAGALFAYLKGSVFPDNMGISLSVDALVMVLLGGVETVSGAVVGAIVYKALNIWLVSQTDWSKLVLGGFVVLIVVAFPKGIVGTLEAFLYRRRKSSSSASPLLTSRIETAE, via the coding sequence ATGGCTTTCTATGTCGTCCAGTTCCTGACCGGTCTTGCCAGCGCGGCGTCGCTGTTCCTGGTCGCTTCGGGCCTGTCGATCATCTTCGGCGTGACGCGGATCGTGAATTTCGCGCATGGCGCGTTCTACATGCTCGGCGCCTATGTCGCGTTCACGCTGACTGAGCGCTTCGCGGGCGCGTTCGGCTTCTGGGGCGGTATCGTCATTGCCGCGCTCGTCGTCGCCGCGATCGGTGTGCTGGTCGAGATGGTGCTGCTGCGCCGGATCTACCATTCGCCGGAGCTGTTCCAGTTGCTGGCGACCTTCGGTCTCACGCTGATGGTCGAGGACCTCGTGGTGCTGATCTGGGGCCCGGATGATCTGGTCGGGCGCCGCGCGCCGGGCTTCAAGGGCGCGATCGATTTCTTCGGCCAGAATATCCCGAGCTACGATCTGTTCCTGATCGTGCTCGGGCCGGTCGTGCTCGGCGTGCTCTGGCTGTTGTTCCAGCGCACCCGCTGGGGCGTGCTGGTGCGCGCGGCGACGCAGGACCGCGACATGGTCGCCGCGCTCGGCGTCAATCAGAAATGGCTGTTCACCAGCGTATTCGCGCTCGGTGTCTTCCTCGCCGCGCTCGGCGGCGCGTTGCAGATTCCGCGCGACGCGGTCAACCACGCGATGGACCTGCGCGTCATCGTCGAGGTTTTCGTCGTGGTGGTGATCGGCGGGCTCGGCAGCATCATCGGCGCCTTCGTCGCGGCGGTGCTGGTGTCGGAGCTCAATGCTTTCGGCATCCTGATCTTCCCCAAGATCTCCATCATCTTGGTGTTCCTGGTGATGGCGGTGGTGCTGATCGTTCGTCCCTGGGGCCTGTTCGGCAAGCCCGAGGCGCCGGCGCGGCGCACACCGGGTCTCACCGTCAATCCGTGGCGACCGCTGACCACGAATGAACGGCTTGCCGCGATCGCCGTGCTGATCGTCGCCGCCGCGCTACCGCTCGTCGCCGGCAATTACGTGCTCACCGTCGGCTCCGAGATCGCGATCTTCGTGATCTTCGCGATCAGCCTGCACTTCCTGATGTCGGTCGGCGGGCTCGCCTCGTTCGGCCACGCCGCCTATTTCGGCCTCGGCGCCTACGGCGTGGCGCTGCTCGCCAAGATGGCGGGCTTGCCGATGATCGCATGCCTGTTGCTCGGGCCGCTGTTGGGCCTGATGGGGGCCGCCGTGTTCGGCTTCTTCGCGGTGCAGCTCTCGGGCGTCTATTTCGCGATGCTGACCTTGGCCTTTGCCCAGATCGTCTGGTCGATCGCGTTCCAGTGGGTGTCGGTCACCGGAGGCGACAATGGTATCCTCGGGGTCTGGCCGGAGAAATGGGCCGCGAGCCCGTCGCATTTCTACTGGCTGTCGCTCGGCATCGCCGCGCTCGCGGTCGTGATCCTGCGCATCATCGTGTTCTCGCCGTTCGGCTTCGCGCTGCGCGCGACACGCGATTCTCCGCTGCGTAGCGAAGCGATCGGCATCAATGGCAAGCGAATCCAGTGGACCGCCTTCGTGATCGCGGGCACGGTCGCAGGCCTCGCCGGTGCGCTGTTCGCCTATCTCAAGGGCAGCGTCTTCCCGGACAATATGGGCATCTCGCTGTCGGTCGACGCGCTGGTCATGGTGCTGCTCGGCGGCGTCGAGACGGTGTCGGGCGCGGTGGTCGGCGCCATCGTCTACAAGGCGCTCAACATCTGGCTGGTCAGCCAGACCGACTGGTCGAAGCTCGTGCTCGGCGGCTTCGTCGTGCTGATCGTGGTTGCGTTCCCGAAGGGCATCGTCGGCACGCTGGAAGCTTTCTTGTACCGCCGGCGCAAATCGTCTTCGTCGGCGTCGCCCTTGCTCACCTCCCGCATCGAGACCGCCGAATGA
- a CDS encoding ABC transporter ATP-binding protein: MSMVPTLLSVEGLTKSYGGVHAVRGVSFELRAGEILALIGPNGAGKSTCFDMLNGQNVPDSGRIRVLGAETTGKKPRVVWRMGVGRTFQIAATFPTMTVRENVQVALVSHGGELFNLWAATARHARDEAGRLLDLVGMGAYAERPCGELAYGDVKRLELAIALANQPKLLLMDEPTAGMAPRERVELMRLTARIAREQSIGVLFTEHDMDVVFEHADRILVLNRGSLIAEGSPEEVRGNAQVRAIYLGEGLVYDARHREGASA; this comes from the coding sequence ATGAGCATGGTCCCCACATTGCTGTCGGTCGAAGGCCTGACCAAATCCTATGGCGGCGTGCACGCCGTGCGCGGCGTATCGTTCGAGCTGCGCGCCGGCGAGATCCTGGCGCTGATCGGACCGAACGGTGCCGGCAAGAGCACCTGCTTCGACATGCTCAACGGCCAGAACGTTCCCGACAGCGGCCGCATCCGCGTGCTGGGCGCCGAGACCACCGGCAAGAAGCCGCGCGTGGTCTGGCGCATGGGCGTCGGGCGTACCTTCCAGATCGCCGCGACGTTCCCGACCATGACGGTGCGTGAGAACGTGCAGGTCGCGTTGGTCTCGCATGGTGGAGAGCTGTTCAATCTGTGGGCTGCGACCGCGCGTCACGCCCGCGACGAAGCCGGACGGCTGCTCGATCTGGTCGGCATGGGCGCCTATGCGGAACGGCCCTGCGGCGAGCTCGCCTATGGCGACGTCAAGCGGCTGGAGCTTGCGATCGCGCTCGCCAACCAGCCGAAGCTGCTGCTGATGGACGAGCCGACTGCCGGCATGGCGCCGCGCGAGCGCGTCGAGCTGATGCGGCTCACCGCCCGGATCGCGCGCGAGCAGTCGATCGGCGTGCTGTTCACCGAGCACGACATGGACGTGGTGTTCGAGCATGCCGACCGCATCCTGGTGCTGAACCGCGGCAGCCTGATCGCCGAAGGCTCGCCCGAGGAGGTTCGCGGCAATGCCCAGGTGCGCGCGATCTATCTCGGCGAAGGTCTGGTCTACGACGCAAGGCACCGCGAGGGAGCATCGGCATGA
- a CDS encoding ABC transporter ATP-binding protein produces MKLTVKDLNSFYGPAHILFDIALEVGEGEVVALLGRNGAGKSTTFRSIVGLVENRSGRVMFEGRDVSDLPTHAIVRGGLGYVPEERRIFTDLTVEENLEVGRQPKRPGAPQWDREKLFKLFPNLGEMRGRPGGRMSGGEQQMLTIARTLMGNPSLVLLDEPSEGLSPKIVEQMVDAILAMKQEGVSIVVSEQNLHFARLISDRAYIIERGRICFGGTMAELDARPDIRDAHLSL; encoded by the coding sequence ATGAAGCTCACGGTGAAGGACCTCAACAGTTTCTACGGCCCGGCGCATATCCTGTTCGATATCGCGCTCGAGGTCGGCGAGGGCGAGGTGGTCGCGTTGCTCGGCCGCAACGGCGCCGGCAAGTCGACTACGTTTCGCTCCATCGTCGGCCTGGTCGAGAACCGCTCCGGCCGCGTCATGTTCGAGGGCAGGGACGTCTCCGATCTGCCGACGCATGCGATCGTGCGCGGCGGGCTCGGCTACGTGCCGGAGGAGCGGCGCATCTTCACCGATCTGACGGTCGAGGAGAATCTCGAGGTCGGCCGCCAACCGAAGCGGCCGGGCGCGCCGCAATGGGACCGCGAGAAACTGTTCAAGCTGTTTCCCAATCTCGGCGAGATGCGCGGCCGACCCGGCGGGCGCATGAGCGGCGGCGAGCAGCAGATGCTGACGATCGCGCGCACGCTGATGGGCAATCCGTCGCTGGTGCTGCTCGATGAACCGTCGGAGGGCCTGTCGCCCAAGATCGTCGAGCAGATGGTCGACGCGATCCTGGCGATGAAGCAAGAGGGCGTCAGCATCGTCGTTTCGGAGCAAAACCTGCATTTCGCCCGGCTGATCTCCGATCGCGCCTACATCATCGAGCGTGGCCGGATTTGTTTTGGCGGCACCATGGCCGAGCTTGATGCGCGTCCGGACATCCGCGATGCGCATCTGTCGCTTTAA
- a CDS encoding MarR family winged helix-turn-helix transcriptional regulator produces the protein MARSAAPKRSVKAAKPGYVLDEQIGFILRQVSQRHAVIFAREIGISLTPTQWAALSKLSEVGACSQNQLGRLTSMDVATIKGVIDRLTARGLTETAPDPNDGRRLLVSLTRAGQQMADKAAPNALVISRETLAPLDAKERETLIALLGRLR, from the coding sequence ATGGCGCGCAGTGCTGCACCGAAGCGAAGCGTGAAGGCCGCGAAGCCGGGCTATGTGCTGGATGAACAGATCGGCTTCATCCTGCGCCAGGTGTCGCAGCGCCATGCCGTGATCTTCGCCCGCGAGATCGGCATCAGCCTGACGCCGACGCAATGGGCCGCGCTGTCGAAGCTGTCGGAGGTCGGCGCGTGCTCGCAGAACCAGCTCGGACGGCTGACCTCGATGGATGTCGCGACCATCAAGGGCGTGATCGATCGCCTGACCGCGCGCGGCCTGACCGAGACAGCGCCCGATCCCAATGACGGCCGCCGGCTGCTGGTGAGTCTCACGCGCGCCGGCCAGCAGATGGCCGACAAGGCCGCGCCGAATGCGCTCGTCATCTCCAGGGAAACGCTGGCGCCGCTTGACGCCAAGGAGCGCGAGACGTTGATCGCGCTGCTGGGCAGGCTGCGGTGA
- a CDS encoding amidohydrolase family protein, whose protein sequence is MAHDAPQATGPSKLVIRNIGLLLSGALEKPILDADTIVAENGKISAIGRLKDVDTEGATTIVDAMGTTVAPGLIDSHVHPVAGDWTPRQNQINWIDSYLHGGVTTMISAGEVHMPGRPRDVVGVKAMAIFAQRAFWTLRPGGVKVHAGAPVIECEMVEDDFKEMAAAGVKLLGEVGLGGVKDGPTARKMVGWARKYGIQSTIHTGGPSIPGSGLIDKDVVLEADTDVVGHINGGHTALPDDQIRCICEGCKRGLELVHNGNERSALFTLRTAREMGDLHRVILGTDAPAGSGVQPLGILRMVSLLSSLGELPAELAFCLATGNTARMRELDCGLIEVGRSADFVLMDRAQHSPGKNILESVQLGDLPGIGMTIIDGIVRTQRSRNTPPAGKIPEIVAK, encoded by the coding sequence ATGGCTCACGACGCGCCCCAGGCCACCGGCCCCAGCAAGCTGGTGATCCGCAATATCGGGCTCTTGCTGTCGGGGGCTTTGGAGAAGCCGATCCTGGACGCCGATACCATCGTCGCCGAGAACGGCAAGATATCAGCGATCGGCCGTCTCAAGGATGTCGACACCGAAGGCGCCACCACGATCGTCGATGCCATGGGAACGACGGTCGCGCCCGGCCTGATCGACAGCCACGTCCATCCGGTCGCCGGCGACTGGACGCCGCGGCAGAACCAGATCAACTGGATCGACAGCTATCTGCATGGCGGCGTTACCACCATGATCTCCGCCGGCGAAGTGCACATGCCCGGACGACCGCGCGACGTGGTCGGCGTGAAGGCGATGGCGATCTTCGCGCAGCGCGCATTCTGGACGCTGCGGCCCGGCGGCGTAAAGGTGCATGCCGGCGCGCCCGTGATCGAGTGCGAGATGGTGGAGGACGATTTCAAGGAAATGGCCGCCGCCGGCGTCAAGCTGCTCGGCGAGGTCGGGCTCGGCGGCGTCAAGGACGGGCCGACGGCGCGCAAGATGGTCGGCTGGGCGCGCAAATACGGCATCCAGAGCACGATCCACACCGGTGGCCCGTCGATCCCGGGCTCCGGCCTGATCGACAAGGACGTGGTGCTGGAAGCGGACACCGACGTGGTCGGCCACATCAATGGCGGTCACACCGCGCTGCCCGACGACCAGATCCGCTGCATCTGCGAGGGCTGCAAGCGCGGGCTGGAGCTGGTGCACAACGGCAATGAGCGCTCGGCGCTGTTCACTCTGCGCACCGCGCGCGAGATGGGCGATCTGCACCGCGTCATCCTCGGCACCGATGCGCCGGCCGGCTCCGGCGTGCAGCCGCTCGGCATTTTGCGGATGGTCTCGCTGCTGTCCTCGCTCGGCGAGCTGCCGGCAGAGCTGGCGTTCTGCCTTGCGACCGGCAACACCGCGCGGATGCGCGAGCTCGATTGCGGCCTGATCGAGGTCGGCCGCTCCGCGGACTTCGTGCTGATGGACAGGGCGCAGCATTCGCCGGGCAAGAACATCCTGGAGAGCGTTCAGCTCGGCGATCTCCCGGGCATCGGCATGACCATCATCGATGGCATCGTCCGCACCCAGCGCAGCCGCAACACCCCGCCGGCGGGCAAGATACCGGAGATCGTGGCGAAGTAG
- a CDS encoding ferredoxin--NADP reductase codes for MSNFNQESVLSVHHWTDTLFSFKTTRNPSFRFRNGEFTMIGLKVGEKPLLRAYSVASANYEDTLEFFSIKVPDGPLTSRLQHLKQGDEIIVSRKATGTLVIDNLEDGRNLYLVGTGTGLAPFLSVIKDPETYDRFEKVVLLHGCRHVKELAYGEMITEHLPQDELIGDLVRDQLIYYPTVTRDPFRNRGRITDLITSGKLFADIGLPALDAAHDRVMICGSPALVADTRTLLNGRGFVEGNHGEPAQFVVEKAFAER; via the coding sequence ATGAGCAATTTCAACCAGGAAAGCGTCCTCAGCGTCCACCATTGGACCGACACGCTGTTCTCCTTCAAGACCACGCGCAATCCGTCGTTCCGCTTCCGCAATGGCGAGTTCACCATGATCGGGCTCAAGGTCGGCGAGAAGCCGCTGCTGCGCGCCTACAGCGTCGCCAGCGCGAACTACGAGGACACCCTCGAATTCTTCTCGATCAAGGTTCCGGACGGCCCGCTGACCTCGCGGCTCCAGCACCTCAAGCAAGGCGACGAGATCATCGTCAGCCGCAAGGCCACCGGCACGCTGGTCATCGACAACCTCGAGGACGGCCGCAACCTCTATCTGGTCGGCACCGGCACCGGCCTTGCGCCGTTCCTCAGCGTGATCAAGGACCCCGAGACCTACGACCGCTTCGAGAAGGTCGTGCTGCTGCATGGCTGCCGCCACGTCAAGGAGCTCGCTTATGGCGAGATGATCACCGAGCATCTGCCGCAGGACGAACTGATCGGCGATCTGGTGCGCGACCAGCTGATCTATTACCCGACCGTGACGCGCGATCCGTTCCGCAACCGCGGCCGCATCACCGACCTCATCACCTCGGGCAAGCTGTTCGCCGATATCGGCCTGCCGGCGCTCGATGCCGCGCATGACCGGGTCATGATCTGCGGCTCGCCGGCGCTGGTCGCCGACACCCGCACGCTGCTGAACGGCCGCGGCTTCGTCGAGGGCAATCACGGTGAACCCGCCCAGTTCGTGGTCGAGAAGGCGTTCGCCGAGCGCTGA
- the soxA gene encoding sulfur oxidation c-type cytochrome SoxA, whose translation MRIAACIAVLTAMAGAALATEIPLDQRRSGYSFMSADTKAMQDEDTANPGMLFVLDGETLWKRKAGTADKACADCHSDARVSMKGVAAHYPAFEKTLERPVDLEGRINLCRANHQQASPYAYESRELLALTAFVAQQSRGMPIAAGDDPELAPFVEKGHALFMQRQGQLNLSCANCHDDNWNKKLAGSAITQGQPTGYPLYRLEWQSLGSLQRRLRACITGIRAQAYDYGSPELVELELYLMTRARGMPIETPAVRP comes from the coding sequence ATGAGGATTGCGGCCTGCATCGCAGTTCTGACGGCGATGGCGGGCGCGGCGCTTGCCACCGAGATTCCGCTGGACCAGCGCCGTTCCGGCTACAGCTTCATGAGCGCCGACACCAAGGCGATGCAGGACGAGGACACCGCCAATCCCGGCATGCTCTTCGTGCTCGACGGCGAGACGCTGTGGAAACGCAAGGCCGGCACGGCGGACAAGGCGTGTGCCGACTGCCATAGCGATGCGCGGGTCAGCATGAAAGGGGTCGCGGCGCACTATCCCGCTTTCGAGAAGACGCTGGAACGGCCGGTCGACCTCGAGGGCCGGATCAACCTCTGTCGTGCCAATCACCAGCAGGCCTCGCCGTACGCCTATGAGAGCCGCGAGCTGTTGGCGCTGACCGCATTCGTCGCGCAACAATCGCGGGGAATGCCGATCGCTGCCGGCGACGATCCAGAGCTCGCGCCTTTCGTCGAGAAGGGCCACGCGCTGTTCATGCAGCGGCAGGGCCAGCTCAATCTCAGCTGCGCCAACTGCCACGACGACAATTGGAACAAGAAGCTTGCGGGCAGCGCGATCACGCAAGGACAGCCGACCGGCTATCCGCTGTATCGGCTGGAATGGCAGTCGCTGGGATCGTTGCAGCGCCGGCTGCGCGCCTGCATCACCGGCATCCGGGCGCAGGCCTATGACTACGGCTCGCCCGAGCTGGTCGAGCTCGAACTCTATCTGATGACGCGGGCGCGCGGCATGCCGATCGAGACGCCGGCGGTCAGGCCTTAG
- the soxZ gene encoding thiosulfate oxidation carrier complex protein SoxZ → MPSALINVPRKARRGDVIEIKTLMSHIMETGYRHTASGDVVPRDIITSFTCRFNGTEVFRADLFPAIAANPFITFFTTVTESGTFEFEWIGDKGFSETAQASIAVE, encoded by the coding sequence ATGCCGTCGGCCCTGATCAATGTGCCGAGGAAGGCCAGGCGCGGCGACGTCATCGAGATCAAGACGCTGATGTCGCACATCATGGAGACCGGCTATCGACACACCGCGTCGGGCGACGTGGTGCCGCGCGACATCATCACGAGCTTTACCTGCCGCTTCAACGGCACCGAAGTGTTCCGCGCCGATCTTTTTCCGGCGATCGCCGCCAATCCGTTCATCACCTTCTTCACCACCGTGACCGAGAGCGGCACGTTCGAGTTCGAGTGGATCGGCGACAAGGGGTTTTCGGAGACCGCGCAGGCTTCGATCGCGGTCGAATGA
- a CDS encoding SoxY-related AACIE arm protein, with amino-acid sequence MAHSDHTRRTFLCLTGGAAVLVIVRPADATPAMQSAAIRNVVGEANVRTGKVKLEIPPLVENGNTVPMTVSVESPMTADAYVKSIHVFNEKNPQPNIGNFYLRPGAGRAQVSTRIRLADSQKVTAIARLSDDTFWSATADVVVTLAACTEEAI; translated from the coding sequence ATGGCGCATTCGGACCACACCCGGCGAACGTTCCTCTGCCTCACGGGCGGTGCGGCCGTGCTGGTCATCGTGCGCCCCGCGGACGCGACGCCCGCCATGCAGTCGGCCGCGATCCGCAACGTCGTCGGCGAAGCCAATGTGCGAACCGGCAAGGTCAAGCTCGAGATCCCGCCGCTGGTCGAGAACGGCAACACGGTGCCGATGACGGTCAGCGTCGAAAGCCCGATGACCGCGGACGCATATGTGAAGAGCATTCATGTCTTCAACGAGAAGAACCCGCAGCCGAATATCGGCAATTTCTATCTTCGACCAGGCGCCGGGCGCGCCCAGGTGTCGACCCGGATCCGCCTCGCCGACAGCCAGAAGGTCACGGCGATCGCGCGGCTGTCCGACGACACGTTCTGGTCGGCGACCGCAGACGTCGTGGTGACGCTCGCTGCCTGCACCGAGGAGGCGATCTGA
- the soxX gene encoding sulfur oxidation c-type cytochrome SoxX, with protein MARPSPVALLAAAAFAACAPVSAEQLRPYTVIGDAIPASLTGTKGDATRGRALIVERSSTCILCHSGPFPEQAFRGDLAPNLSGSGARWSEGQLRLRLVDASRLDAATIMPSYYRVDGLTRVGAAWRGKPILSAEQIEDIVAYLETLRD; from the coding sequence TTGGCTAGGCCCTCCCCCGTCGCATTGCTCGCAGCGGCTGCATTCGCAGCCTGTGCACCCGTCAGCGCCGAACAGCTACGGCCCTACACCGTGATCGGCGATGCCATTCCAGCCTCGCTGACGGGAACCAAGGGCGACGCGACCCGCGGCCGCGCGCTGATCGTCGAGCGTTCCAGCACTTGCATCCTCTGCCACAGCGGCCCATTTCCCGAGCAGGCGTTCCGGGGCGACCTCGCGCCGAACCTTTCCGGAAGCGGCGCGCGGTGGTCGGAGGGACAGTTGCGGCTCCGGCTCGTCGATGCATCGCGTCTCGATGCGGCAACGATCATGCCGTCCTATTATCGTGTCGACGGACTGACGCGCGTCGGCGCCGCATGGCGCGGCAAGCCGATCCTGTCGGCGGAGCAGATCGAGGATATCGTGGCCTATCTGGAAACACTACGGGACTGA
- a CDS encoding NAD(P)/FAD-dependent oxidoreductase, translated as MAVTRHQTRRDVIRGAAAVAAAALARPALAQAAARIAVIGGGFGGTACARALRRLDAKLQVTLIEPNAIFTACPLSNEVIAGLRELTAQEFTYDKVAADGITIAAQAATKVDAQARSIALADGTTLSYDRLVLAPGIDLHFDALPGYDKAAAEKMPHAWKAGEQTMLLRRQLEAMDDGGLVVIAVPAAPLRCPPAPYERASLIAHYLKARKPKSKILVLDAKDTYSQQKLFEKAWSELYPGMIERIALSQGGRVTSVNPATNEIVTDFGNYTAAVANVIPPQRAGRIAEIAGAADHTGWCPIDPVSFASKLVPNIHVIGDAAIAGGIPKSASAAAAQGRACAAAIINSLAGKAPETPRLDGACYNTVAPGYAFSLKGIYQPKQDQYAEVEVTTSPVDAPRTIRQREADQAADWFKAITGDAFG; from the coding sequence ATGGCCGTCACGCGTCATCAGACGCGCAGGGATGTGATCCGTGGCGCCGCTGCCGTCGCAGCGGCAGCGCTGGCGCGTCCGGCGCTGGCGCAAGCGGCAGCCCGCATCGCCGTGATCGGCGGCGGCTTCGGCGGCACCGCTTGCGCGCGCGCGCTGCGGCGACTCGATGCAAAACTCCAGGTCACGCTGATCGAGCCGAACGCGATTTTCACTGCCTGCCCGCTCAGCAATGAGGTGATCGCTGGCCTGCGCGAACTCACCGCACAAGAGTTCACCTATGACAAGGTTGCGGCTGACGGCATCACGATCGCGGCGCAAGCGGCCACCAAGGTCGACGCACAGGCGCGCAGCATCGCGCTCGCTGATGGCACGACGCTGTCCTACGACCGGCTCGTCCTCGCCCCGGGCATCGACCTGCACTTCGACGCCCTGCCCGGCTATGACAAGGCCGCCGCCGAGAAGATGCCGCACGCCTGGAAGGCCGGCGAGCAGACCATGCTGCTGCGCAGGCAGCTCGAAGCGATGGATGATGGCGGCCTCGTCGTGATCGCGGTGCCGGCCGCGCCGCTGCGCTGTCCACCCGCACCTTACGAGCGCGCCAGCCTGATCGCGCATTACCTGAAGGCGAGGAAGCCGAAATCGAAGATCCTGGTGCTCGACGCCAAGGACACTTACTCTCAGCAGAAGCTGTTCGAGAAGGCGTGGAGCGAACTCTATCCTGGCATGATCGAGCGCATCGCGCTGTCGCAAGGCGGACGGGTGACATCGGTCAATCCGGCGACCAACGAGATCGTCACCGATTTCGGCAATTACACCGCCGCGGTCGCCAACGTGATCCCGCCGCAACGCGCCGGCCGCATCGCCGAAATCGCCGGCGCCGCCGATCACACCGGCTGGTGCCCGATCGATCCGGTCAGCTTTGCCTCGAAACTGGTGCCCAATATCCACGTCATCGGCGATGCCGCGATCGCGGGCGGGATTCCGAAATCCGCTTCCGCCGCGGCGGCGCAAGGCCGTGCCTGCGCGGCCGCGATCATCAATTCACTCGCGGGCAAGGCGCCGGAAACGCCGCGGCTCGATGGCGCCTGCTACAACACGGTCGCACCCGGCTACGCGTTCTCGCTGAAAGGCATCTATCAGCCGAAGCAAGATCAATACGCCGAGGTGGAGGTGACCACCAGCCCGGTCGACGCGCCCCGCACGATACGTCAACGCGAGGCCGATCAGGCGGCCGACTGGTTCAAGGCGATCACGGGAGACGCCTTTGGCTAG